Genomic window (Gemmatimonadota bacterium):
TTAGGCGCGTCGACCCTGGTGGTGTCGAACGCGTGCGGGGGGATGCATCCGTTGTGGGCGGCGGGCGACCTTATGCTCATCGCGGACCACATCAACCTGCTCGGAGACAATCCGCTCATCGGTCGTAACGATGACCGACTCGGCCCTCGCTTTCCGGACATGTCGGACCCGTACGATCGCGGGTTGCGCGATGTCGCGCGGGCGGAGGCGCGGCGTCTGGGGCTCACCCTGCGCGAAGGCGTGTACGTCGCGGTCACCGGGCCATGCCTGGAGACCCGCGCCGAGTATCGTTTTTTGCGCGGTATCGGCGCCGATGTGGTCGGCATGTCGACTGTCCCCGAGGTGATTGTCGCGGTGCACGGCGGGATGAAGGTGCTCGGCGTTTCCATCATCACCGACATGTGCCTGCCGGACGCGCTGGAGCCGGCGAGTGTCGAGCACATCATCGCGGTGGCCGGTCGGGCGGAACCGCACTTGACCGCCCTCATCGCCGCCGTGGTGGAAAAGCTGTGACCGAGGCGCGGTTCCGCCTGCTGGCGCCCGATCGTCGCGCCGACGACCTCGAGCAAGAGGTCCTCACCTGGTGGCGCACCGAGCGGTTGTTCGAGCAGCAACTCGAGCAACGCCGCGCGGGCACGCCCTGGATCTTCTTTGATGGGCCCCCGACGGCCAACGGTCGTCCCGGGATCCACCACGTCTTTGCCCGCACGGTGAAGGACCTGTTTTGTCGCCACCGCGCGATGCACGGGCATCATGTGCCGCGCAAGGCCGGGTGGGACACGCACGGCCTGCCGGTGGAGATTGAGGTCGAGAAGGCGCTGGGGATCAAGGGCAAACAGGACATCGAGCGCCTTGGGGTGGAGGCGTTCAACCAGCGGTGCCGCGAAAGCGTGTGGACCTACCGTGCGGACTGGGAACGGCTGTGCGAGCGGATTGCGCATTGGATGGATTACGAGCATCCGTATGTCACGTACACGAACGAGTACATCGAGAGCGAGTGGTGGGCGCTCAAGGTGATACACGAGCGTGGGCTCCTCTATCGCGGCCACAAGATCCTTCCGTACTGCGCACGCTGTGGGACGGCACTGTCGTCCCATGAGTTGTCGCTGGGCTACAAGGAGGTCGAGGACCCCTCGATCTACGTGACGATGGACCTCGTGCATGACGGTGGAGTGCGCCGCCGCCTGCTCGTGTGGACGACCACGCCGTGGACTCTGGTGTCCAACGTGGCGCTCGCGGTCCATCCGGACCTGGCCTACGTGGAGCTGCAGAAGAAGGGGACCACCGACTGGACGCTGATCCTGGCGGAGGCGCGCGCTGCTGCGGTGTTGGGTGCGGACTACCAGGATCGATGGGACGTGGTGTGGCAGATGGATGGGCGCGCATTGGCCGGCCAGCGCTATCGTCGACCCCTGGACCTGGTGCCGATTCCGTCGGGAGCGGGAGACCATGAGGTGGTCGTCACGGCGGAGTTTGTCACGGCGACCGATGGGAGCGGGATCGTCCACATGGCGCCGGCCTTCGGCGTGGACGACTACGCCACGGGGCAGGCGCATGACCTGGCCATGCTGCAACCGGTGAACGCCCGGGGGGCCTTTGAAGACCAGGTGCCGTTGGTCGGCGGCAAATGGATCAAGGAGGCGGACCCCATCCTGATCGAGGAGCTGCGGCGGCGGGACGCGTTGTGGAAGGCCCAGGTGGCCATGCACGACTACCCGCACTGCTGGCGATGTGGAACACCACTCATCTACTACGCGCGCGAATCGAAGTTCGTACGCACGACGGCGCTGCGCGACGAGATGCTACGCCGGAACGGGCGGATGGACTGGCACCCGGAGGAGATCGGGACCGGTCGTTTTGGTGAGTGGCTCGCGAACAACGTCGACTGGGCAATTTCCCGCGATCGGTATTGGGGGACGCCACTGCCGGTCTGGGTCTGCGACCGGGAGACGGCGCACCGCGACGTCATCGGGTCATACGCCGAGCTCGCGGAACGGGTGGGGCACCCACTCCCGCCGGACTTTGATCCGCATAAGCCCTTCATCGACAAGTGGACCTGGCC
Coding sequences:
- a CDS encoding purine-nucleoside phosphorylase; translated protein: MDTTPHTFEAIERAAAAVRARFARTPDVAIILGTGLGGLGQQIAAETTIEYRDIPGFPLSTVESHAGRLICGTLGGKSVIAMQGRFHRYEGYSLQQVTFPVRVLRALGASTLVVSNACGGMHPLWAAGDLMLIADHINLLGDNPLIGRNDDRLGPRFPDMSDPYDRGLRDVARAEARRLGLTLREGVYVAVTGPCLETRAEYRFLRGIGADVVGMSTVPEVIVAVHGGMKVLGVSIITDMCLPDALEPASVEHIIAVAGRAEPHLTALIAAVVEKL